The Paenibacillus sp. YPG26 genome includes a window with the following:
- a CDS encoding acyltransferase — MRKVTRYPVEGPNALWQLYRTVSPWKGIWNFIVIQLTRYCPILPLKNWMYRRLLRMSVGEQTAFGLMVMVDVFFPEKITIGRNSVIGYNTTILAHEYLIKEYRLGDVVIGDEVLIGANTTILPGVTIGDGAVVAAGSVVHKDVEAGSFVGGNPLRVLKRNNPEGN; from the coding sequence GTGAGGAAGGTAACCCGTTACCCGGTAGAGGGGCCAAATGCGCTTTGGCAGCTGTACCGGACGGTAAGTCCTTGGAAAGGCATCTGGAATTTCATTGTGATTCAGCTAACCCGCTACTGTCCAATCCTGCCGCTGAAGAACTGGATGTATCGCCGGTTATTGCGGATGAGTGTGGGCGAGCAAACAGCCTTTGGGCTGATGGTTATGGTGGATGTGTTTTTTCCTGAGAAGATTACAATCGGACGTAATTCTGTAATTGGCTATAACACAACGATTCTGGCCCATGAGTATCTGATCAAAGAGTACCGCCTGGGTGACGTTGTCATTGGGGATGAGGTGCTGATTGGAGCCAACACAACGATTCTGCCTGGTGTCACTATAGGCGACGGAGCGGTGGTAGCCGCAGGCTCGGTTGTACATAAGGATGTTGAGGCTGGCAGCTTCGTGGGCGGGAATCCGCTGCGCGTGCTTAAGCGGAACAATCCGGAGGGGAATTGA
- the ppaX gene encoding pyrophosphatase PpaX yields the protein MIETVLFDLDGTIVNTNELIITSFLHVMDKHYPQPPFTREQIIPHMGLTLEQQLRQFTGRDDVAELVTDYRAYNALHHDALVREFPNVHKVISRLHTEGITLGVVTTKMRPSTILALETFDLLKFMKEIVTLNDVENPKPHPEPVLTAIERLGANPETTLMVGDSPADLQSARAAGVRSAAVAWSLKGAEVLKKYDPDYILNDMTDLYGVLGMESEG from the coding sequence ATGATTGAAACTGTACTGTTTGATTTGGATGGAACGATTGTAAATACGAATGAGCTGATCATCACTTCATTCCTTCATGTAATGGATAAGCATTATCCTCAGCCTCCCTTTACCCGGGAGCAGATTATCCCCCACATGGGGCTGACGCTGGAGCAGCAGCTCCGGCAGTTCACAGGCAGAGATGATGTGGCTGAGCTTGTAACTGACTATAGAGCTTACAATGCGCTTCATCATGACGCGCTGGTCAGGGAGTTCCCGAATGTGCATAAGGTAATCTCCAGGCTTCACACGGAGGGAATTACACTTGGGGTCGTTACAACTAAGATGAGACCATCAACAATTCTGGCTCTGGAGACCTTCGATCTGTTGAAGTTCATGAAGGAGATTGTAACTTTGAATGACGTGGAGAATCCGAAGCCGCATCCGGAGCCGGTCCTTACGGCGATCGAGCGTCTTGGTGCGAATCCGGAGACAACACTCATGGTGGGCGACAGCCCGGCTGACCTGCAATCCGCACGCGCTGCTGGCGTCCGGTCCGCAGCGGTTGCTTGGTCACTCAAGGGTGCCGAAGTGCTGAAGAAGTATGACCCCGACTATATACTCAATGACATGACCGATTTATACGGCGTGCTTGGAATGGAGTCTGAAGGCTAG
- the lgt gene encoding prolipoprotein diacylglyceryl transferase, with protein sequence METLLLDPVAFSIGSLQIRWYGLILGAAALIGMLLAIREGKRFGISPDFFMDLVLLGVPSAIIGARIYFVAFKWEDYKDHPLDVFKIWEGGIAIYGALIGAIICAVIFVRRRGYNFWRIADICAPGLIVGQLIGRWGNFVNQEAYGGPTTEAFLRDHLHLPSFIVEQMNVQGTYHHPTFLYESLWNLVGLLLLFVLRRQKFLRAGELFLSYFIWYSIGRFFIERVRTDSLAFQGPEWLASFMDALWAPMRAMGFEPGALDPAYGNIRISQLLAVLITVIAIILIIYRRRAGLAAARYSDPIISTKAPAEDHLPEAPLEAEPGARGESASQGRKKD encoded by the coding sequence ATGGAGACGTTGTTATTAGATCCGGTCGCTTTCTCCATTGGGAGTCTTCAAATCCGGTGGTACGGCCTGATTCTTGGCGCGGCAGCTCTGATTGGCATGCTGCTTGCCATACGGGAAGGAAAGCGATTTGGTATTTCACCTGACTTTTTCATGGATCTCGTGCTGCTGGGGGTTCCCTCCGCGATTATTGGAGCACGGATTTACTTTGTGGCCTTCAAGTGGGAGGATTACAAGGATCATCCGCTGGATGTGTTCAAGATCTGGGAGGGCGGCATCGCCATATACGGGGCACTGATCGGTGCCATTATATGCGCGGTCATTTTTGTCCGCCGTAGAGGGTACAATTTCTGGCGGATCGCAGACATTTGCGCACCGGGACTAATTGTCGGCCAGCTTATAGGCAGATGGGGGAATTTCGTTAACCAGGAAGCTTATGGCGGCCCTACAACGGAGGCGTTCCTGCGGGATCATCTGCACCTTCCTTCTTTTATTGTAGAACAAATGAATGTACAGGGGACCTATCACCACCCTACCTTTTTATATGAGTCATTATGGAATTTGGTGGGTCTCCTTCTGCTATTCGTGCTGCGCCGTCAAAAGTTTCTTCGTGCGGGTGAACTGTTCCTGTCCTATTTCATCTGGTATTCCATCGGGCGTTTCTTCATTGAACGGGTACGGACGGACAGCTTGGCCTTCCAGGGCCCAGAATGGTTAGCGTCATTCATGGATGCTCTATGGGCACCCATGAGGGCGATGGGATTCGAGCCTGGCGCGCTGGATCCTGCGTATGGGAACATTAGAATCTCGCAGCTGCTGGCTGTTCTTATTACCGTGATAGCCATTATTCTGATCATATACCGCCGTAGAGCTGGTCTGGCTGCAGCCCGTTATAGTGATCCTATTATATCCACCAAGGCACCGGCTGAGGATCACCTACCGGAAGCGCCGCTTGAGGCTGAGCCTGGAGCACGCGGTGAATCTGCTTCACAGGGCAGAAAAAAAGACTAA
- the hprK gene encoding HPr(Ser) kinase/phosphatase: MAKKVKVSELVNQFGLEVLSGEQGLKRTITVDDLYRPGLELAGYFEYHPSERVQILGKTELAFIHMLPEKERRDRIEKLCLSPITPCIIITRGLDVPEEMIQIGEEKEIPILRSNMATTILSSRITGFLERKLAPTATIHGVLVDVYGVGMLITGSSGIGKSETALELVKRGHRLIADDAVEIRQTSDNQLHGTAPELIRHLLEIRGVGIINVMTLFGAGAIRNNKRITLVVRLEAWQQEKQYDRLGLDEETTRIIDTDVPLATIPVRPGRNLAVIIEVAAMNFRLKRMGYNAALQFTTKLTETIAEDVDDLD; encoded by the coding sequence ATGGCTAAAAAAGTAAAGGTATCGGAGCTCGTGAACCAATTTGGGCTAGAAGTACTTTCCGGTGAGCAAGGCTTAAAACGCACGATCACTGTGGATGATCTATACCGTCCTGGCTTGGAGCTGGCGGGATATTTCGAATATCACCCCTCAGAGCGGGTGCAGATTCTTGGTAAGACTGAACTGGCTTTTATTCATATGCTTCCAGAGAAGGAGCGCCGGGACCGGATTGAGAAGCTGTGTCTGAGTCCGATAACGCCCTGCATCATTATCACTCGGGGATTGGATGTACCTGAGGAGATGATTCAGATTGGTGAGGAAAAGGAGATCCCGATCCTCCGCAGCAATATGGCAACAACCATTTTGTCCAGCCGGATCACGGGGTTCCTTGAGCGTAAGCTTGCACCTACAGCAACGATTCATGGTGTCCTGGTTGATGTATATGGGGTGGGAATGCTCATCACGGGTTCGAGCGGTATTGGTAAAAGTGAGACAGCGCTTGAGCTTGTCAAACGTGGACACCGCCTGATTGCGGATGATGCTGTTGAGATTCGTCAGACTTCGGATAACCAGCTTCATGGAACAGCTCCTGAATTGATCCGCCATTTGCTGGAGATCCGCGGTGTCGGGATTATCAATGTGATGACCTTATTCGGTGCGGGTGCGATCCGGAATAACAAGAGGATTACGCTTGTGGTTCGTCTGGAAGCCTGGCAGCAGGAGAAGCAGTATGACCGTCTTGGACTGGATGAAGAGACCACCCGGATCATTGATACGGATGTGCCGCTTGCGACAATTCCGGTAAGACCGGGCCGTAACTTGGCCGTTATCATTGAAGTAGCGGCAATGAACTTCAGATTGAAGCGTATGGGTTATAACGCAGCCCTGCAGTTCACCACGAAGCTCACCGAGACCATTGCAGAAGATGTAGATGATTTGGACTAG